The DNA sequence ACGCCCACGTCACGCCCGATGGCCGCGAGGTTGATCGTCCGCCCGTCGTGCTGGGCCGCCACCTCGAGAAACTTGCGGAAGGGATCGAGCTGACGAATGAGGTGCTCGCCCCACACCTCTTCCTTCAGGTAGCCGTGGCAATACGCCTTCAGGTAGTCCGCGCGCTCGGTCTCCGAGAGGGCAGCGATGGCAGGCAGCGATCCCCATGCCAACACGCTCTCGAGATCAAAGGCGTCACCAAGCTCGTGCTGGGTGAGCGGGTGGAGGGTGCGTTCAACGGCGCGCCCCGCCAGCAGGTTGGCAGATCCTCTGCGCAGCTTGCGGGCGCTCGACCCCGTCAATACGAAGCGTCGGCGCGTCTCGAACAGACACTTGTGAACAACGTCGAGCAGGCGGGGCAGCTTCTGGATCTCGTCGATGACCACCGTGTCGATGGTGTCGGGCAGCGCCAGCACCTCACGGTAGAGAAGGTCCGGGTCACGCGCGTACGTCTCCTCCACCGAGGGCAGCAACAGGTCGATGAAACGGGTGGAGCCGGCCGCGAGGCGCTGATGCACGAGCGTGCTCTTGCCCGTGGCTCTCGGCCCGAAGAGAAAGAATGACTGGCGCGGGGGAAACTGAACCTGTCGAAGGAACATGTTCCCGATTTACGACGCAAATCAGGATCTTCCTCCATGAAAGAGCTTGGCGCCCCCCTCAGCGACGACGCCCCGTGTACTCGGTGAACACGACTCCGTTGCCCTCGCTGTCGGTGGCGTACACCTGGCGGTAGCCTGGCTCGTCGTCGACCCCCGCGGTCGACGTGATCGAATCGATGACCGGGAACCTCGACCCGTGCTTCTTCAGGTAGCGCATACAATCGTCGACCGATCGCACCCAGAAGCTGACGTAACCGTTGGCATGGCCTGGCCGCGTGGGCCCCTTGTAGATGCCGTAGACCGCGCGGTCGCTCCACCATCCGCGCCAGCCGTGGTCGCGGTAGGGCTTTCCCAGTCGAAGCACCCCGCTGTAGAAGGCCTGCGCCTTCTGGATATCAGCGACGGGCACCCCCGTGTAGTCGAACTCGAGAACCAGACCATCGTGCCGGTTGTCGCCGGCCACGACCCACTGGCACACGCGCCCCCGTGCGTCGAGCAGCATCGTCACCGACGCGCTCTCGCGAAAGGGGTGCGGGCCCACCCCCTCGAGGTTGACCAGAAAGGTGAAGAGCGTTCTCTGCCCCACCTTGCGCCGAAGCTCTGACGAGGCCGAGGCCACAATCTCCTTGTTGCGCGCATACTGCGGCCAGTACGCGTCGGTCAGCGCGCGCATGACCGCGCCTGCCCCACACGCGACGCCACGCGTGCGGATGCGACTGTCGTCGAACCAGCGAACATCCGGCGCGAACGCCTTCGAGAGCGCCGCTGCATCGTGTCGCATCCATGCCAGAAAAATGCGCCGGACCTCCACCGACGTCAGCCCTCGCAGGAGCGCCGTGGGCTGTCCGCCGCGCGTCACCCGCAGAAGCGCGAACAGATTGCCGTCGGCGTCGGTCGACACCATGCGGTCATCGCCACGCGGCGTGACGTGAACGGTGCCCTTCAGCTTGCTGCGCCACGGTGTGAGG is a window from the Pseudomonadota bacterium genome containing:
- a CDS encoding ATP-binding protein; the encoded protein is MFLRQVQFPPRQSFFLFGPRATGKSTLVHQRLAAGSTRFIDLLLPSVEETYARDPDLLYREVLALPDTIDTVVIDEIQKLPRLLDVVHKCLFETRRRFVLTGSSARKLRRGSANLLAGRAVERTLHPLTQHELGDAFDLESVLAWGSLPAIAALSETERADYLKAYCHGYLKEEVWGEHLIRQLDPFRKFLEVAAQHDGRTINLAAIGRDVGVDPKTVREYYHILEDTLVGFIVEPYTRSLRKRVHKAPRFLFFDLGVSRALSHQLTMAPVPGTSAYGELFERFFILEMLRREAYCSRDYRFFYLATERNEVDLVIERPGKRLAVVEVKSSLEVRPDKLRSLLALETAFTDPELFCVSRDPRPQCIGSVQALPWEMALEVL